The following are encoded in a window of Chryseobacterium sp. genomic DNA:
- a CDS encoding twin-arginine translocase TatA/TatE family subunit: MGGLGFREILIIALIIIVLFGAKKIPELMRGMGSGIKEFKDAVKEDDKKANTEQPTQNTDRTA; the protein is encoded by the coding sequence ATGGGAGGACTAGGATTTAGAGAAATATTAATCATTGCACTGATCATCATCGTACTGTTTGGTGCCAAGAAAATTCCGGAACTGATGAGGGGAATGGGATCAGGAATCAAGGAATTTAAAGATGCTGTGAAGGAGGACGACAAGAAAGCTAACACAGAACAGCCTACACAAAATACAGACCGCACGGCGTAA
- a CDS encoding peptidoglycan DD-metalloendopeptidase family protein, translating to MIKKVSLLTAVLLFGLSFGQNKEQLQKQNAELKKQIAQINSQLAKSRNESKLSVAYLEGVNKKIELREKVYQNTQKEKRFIEDDIYLRQLEINRQNRELAVLRRNYANVLVNAYKNRDLKNKVTFILSSKSLGEAIRRVQYLRFYSDYQDKQAAKIAKAASDLERTIAEKAKSAKQKEILLANQKKEITTISAEKQQKEKLVQEFKKNEANLSAELKQKQTQSKNLEGQIRAIIAEEIRIAKANEEAVRKAEAEKIRLAKEAAAREKARIDAENKAKADALEKERRLAEAEAKKAADLAAKKLADERKRTEEAAKAEASARDEARKIAAEKESREAAQKAREANEKLAAARAAEAELTRKTDVEKKAAESKALTNYGVSSNAASNFAENRGRMNMPAYGTITHRFGRQPHPVFKNIVEENNGIKIAVAKGTGAKAIYPGTVSKVMASGDGTRTVIVKHGNYFTIYSNLSSVSVSQNQQVSAGTNIGLVAEDFDGSYTLDFQIWNGTTPVDPLGWVN from the coding sequence ATGATTAAAAAGGTCAGTCTTTTAACCGCAGTTCTCCTTTTTGGACTTTCTTTCGGCCAGAATAAGGAGCAGCTTCAGAAGCAAAATGCTGAATTAAAAAAACAGATTGCACAGATCAATTCGCAGCTTGCCAAAAGCCGTAATGAGTCCAAACTCTCGGTGGCCTATCTGGAAGGCGTAAATAAAAAGATTGAGCTTCGTGAAAAAGTGTATCAAAACACGCAGAAGGAAAAGCGATTTATTGAGGATGATATTTATCTGCGTCAGCTCGAGATCAACCGTCAGAACAGGGAGCTTGCCGTGCTGCGCCGAAATTACGCCAATGTACTGGTAAATGCCTACAAAAACCGTGACCTGAAAAATAAAGTGACCTTCATACTCTCGTCCAAAAGTTTGGGCGAAGCTATCAGAAGGGTGCAGTATCTGCGTTTCTATTCAGATTATCAGGACAAACAGGCTGCCAAGATTGCAAAAGCTGCCAGTGACCTGGAGCGCACGATAGCCGAGAAAGCCAAATCGGCAAAGCAAAAGGAAATCCTTCTCGCCAATCAGAAGAAAGAAATAACAACCATTTCTGCAGAAAAGCAGCAAAAAGAAAAACTCGTTCAGGAGTTTAAGAAAAATGAGGCTAACCTGAGTGCTGAACTAAAGCAGAAACAGACGCAGAGCAAAAATCTGGAAGGACAGATAAGGGCCATCATCGCCGAAGAAATCAGAATTGCCAAAGCCAATGAGGAAGCGGTAAGAAAAGCCGAAGCGGAAAAGATCCGTTTGGCAAAAGAAGCCGCTGCCCGCGAAAAAGCGAGGATTGATGCAGAAAATAAGGCGAAGGCTGATGCACTGGAAAAAGAAAGACGTCTGGCGGAAGCTGAGGCTAAGAAAGCGGCAGATCTTGCAGCGAAAAAACTGGCCGATGAACGGAAACGCACAGAAGAAGCTGCAAAAGCCGAAGCGAGTGCCCGCGATGAGGCCAGGAAGATCGCTGCAGAAAAAGAATCACGCGAGGCTGCACAGAAGGCGCGTGAAGCCAATGAAAAATTGGCCGCGGCACGGGCTGCAGAGGCAGAACTGACCAGAAAGACCGATGTTGAGAAAAAAGCTGCAGAAAGTAAGGCACTCACCAACTACGGAGTATCGTCCAATGCAGCAAGTAATTTCGCAGAAAACAGGGGACGGATGAACATGCCCGCCTACGGAACGATTACTCACCGTTTTGGCCGCCAGCCGCATCCTGTTTTTAAAAATATTGTTGAGGAAAACAATGGGATTAAAATAGCCGTAGCCAAAGGTACGGGTGCAAAAGCTATTTATCCGGGAACAGTTTCAAAAGTGATGGCTTCCGGCGACGGAACACGTACGGTAATCGTGAAGCACGGAAATTATTTCACCATCTATTCCAACCTGAGTTCCGTATCTGTTTCACAGAACCAACAGGTATCCGCAGGTACCAACATCGGACTTGTTGCTGAAGATTTTGACGGCTCATATACACTGGATTTTCAGATCTGGAACGGCACCACGCCGGTTGACCCACTGGGTTGGGTAAACTAA
- a CDS encoding DUF4292 domain-containing protein, with protein MKKYLLLFLAGILLFSCKARKAAADGGATDSTAVAQNPRDVNKPIDADAKFFQQVLVPPKFEQLKINSKINVETQTSYLPTLDATIYIQNNEKVWMNLSAFFISMARGVATPEGIQAYNKTDRTFIDSDFDYLNKLLNTDFINYNSLQRLLLGRTFVRINDREFRLTRNAQGFKMASTVNQRIETEDGKASEYKIELQYAPNYDLMNVYLKEVNRNDELQISYNDWFAYKDFRLPKNVKILIKGSKEGQILLENTKFDDTKMQTPFSVPGNYTKIEIK; from the coding sequence ATGAAGAAATATCTTCTACTGTTCCTGGCCGGAATTTTACTTTTTTCTTGCAAAGCAAGAAAAGCGGCAGCAGATGGTGGTGCCACCGACAGTACTGCAGTCGCCCAAAATCCGCGTGATGTAAATAAGCCTATTGATGCCGATGCTAAATTCTTTCAGCAGGTACTTGTGCCGCCGAAGTTTGAGCAGCTGAAAATAAACTCCAAAATAAATGTAGAAACCCAAACCAGTTATTTACCTACGCTGGATGCCACCATCTATATCCAGAACAATGAAAAGGTCTGGATGAATCTTTCGGCATTTTTCATAAGCATGGCCAGAGGAGTTGCAACACCGGAGGGAATACAGGCCTACAATAAGACCGACAGGACATTCATCGATTCGGATTTTGACTACCTGAACAAACTGCTGAACACTGATTTCATTAACTATAATTCATTGCAGAGGTTATTGCTGGGACGAACTTTTGTCAGAATCAATGACCGTGAATTCCGTCTCACCCGTAATGCACAGGGCTTTAAGATGGCTTCCACCGTGAATCAGCGGATTGAGACCGAAGACGGTAAGGCGAGCGAATATAAAATTGAACTGCAGTACGCTCCCAACTACGATTTGATGAACGTGTACCTGAAGGAAGTGAACAGAAACGATGAACTTCAGATTTCTTATAATGACTGGTTTGCCTACAAAGATTTCCGCTTGCCAAAAAACGTTAAAATACTTATAAAAGGGTCTAAAGAAGGTCAGATATTGCTTGAAAATACGAAATTTGACGACACTAAAATGCAGACTCCGTTTTCAGTACCCGGAAACTATACCAAAATTGAAATTAAATGA
- a CDS encoding sugar phosphate nucleotidyltransferase, whose product MKIIVPMAGRGSRLRPHTLTVPKPLIPIGGKPIVQRLVEDIAKVAGEEIDEVAFIIGDFGPEVEASLLKIAEKLGAKGSIYTQDQPLGTAHAIKCAEASMQGDVVVAFADTLFRADFHLDKNSDGVIWVKSVEDPSAFGVVKLDSDGYITDFVEKPKEYVSDLAIIGIYYFQSAEKLMEEINFIMNNNIMQGGEYQLTTALENLRQKGAKFSLGKVDDWMDCGNKNATVETNGKILNYEQEEFLNHPASANIETSLIIQPCFIGENVSISNSKIGPNVSVGNNTRIINSNIDNSLIQENTVINHANLSNSMIGNSAEYHGVSREISLGDYSVLDFLSKD is encoded by the coding sequence ATGAAAATAATCGTTCCTATGGCGGGACGTGGTTCCCGATTGAGACCACACACACTTACAGTTCCAAAACCTTTAATTCCCATCGGCGGAAAACCCATTGTGCAGCGTCTTGTAGAGGACATTGCTAAAGTTGCGGGTGAGGAAATTGATGAAGTTGCCTTTATTATAGGTGATTTCGGGCCGGAGGTGGAAGCCTCGCTTTTAAAGATCGCTGAGAAACTTGGCGCCAAAGGAAGCATCTATACTCAGGATCAACCCCTGGGAACAGCCCACGCCATTAAGTGTGCCGAAGCTTCCATGCAGGGTGATGTTGTGGTAGCGTTTGCCGATACTCTTTTCCGTGCCGATTTTCACTTGGATAAAAATTCGGACGGTGTAATCTGGGTAAAGAGTGTAGAAGATCCTTCTGCTTTCGGCGTGGTAAAACTGGATTCAGACGGCTATATCACGGATTTTGTAGAAAAACCGAAAGAATATGTGTCCGATCTGGCCATTATAGGGATTTACTATTTCCAGTCTGCAGAGAAGCTCATGGAGGAAATCAACTTCATCATGAATAACAATATTATGCAGGGTGGTGAATATCAGCTTACAACAGCACTGGAAAACCTGAGACAGAAAGGCGCAAAGTTCTCTCTGGGTAAAGTGGACGACTGGATGGACTGCGGAAACAAAAATGCAACGGTTGAAACCAACGGTAAAATCCTGAATTATGAGCAGGAAGAATTTTTGAATCATCCAGCCTCTGCAAACATAGAGACCAGTCTGATTATCCAACCCTGCTTTATAGGCGAGAATGTGAGTATTTCCAACTCAAAAATCGGCCCCAATGTAAGCGTGGGCAACAATACAAGAATTATCAATTCCAATATTGACAACTCACTGATACAGGAAAATACGGTAATCAATCACGCAAACCTCAGCAATTCAATGATAGGGAATTCTGCGGAGTACCATGGCGTGTCCCGTGAAATCTCATTAGGCGATTACTCGGTCCTGGATTTCCTCTCCAAAGACTGA
- the dut gene encoding dUTP diphosphatase yields MKIKVINKSGLDLPKYQTPCAAGMDIFADVHEEITLKPLERKLIPTGLFIELPEGYEAQIRPRSGLAIKNGITVLNTPGTIDADYRGEIGVILVNLSDREFTLQRGDRIAQMVIAKHECAEWEEVTELTGTERGAGGFGSTSAK; encoded by the coding sequence ATGAAAATAAAAGTCATTAACAAATCCGGACTGGATTTACCGAAATACCAGACTCCCTGCGCAGCTGGAATGGATATTTTTGCTGACGTGCATGAAGAGATTACACTTAAACCTTTGGAGAGAAAACTGATTCCTACCGGACTTTTTATCGAACTGCCCGAAGGTTATGAGGCTCAGATCCGTCCGCGGAGCGGCCTGGCAATTAAAAACGGGATTACGGTCCTCAATACACCCGGGACCATAGATGCAGATTACAGAGGTGAAATCGGCGTAATTTTAGTAAATTTGTCGGACCGCGAATTTACCCTTCAGCGTGGAGACCGCATCGCACAGATGGTGATTGCAAAACATGAATGCGCCGAATGGGAAGAGGTAACAGAACTAACGGGTACAGAACGGGGAGCAGGAGGCTTCGGCAGTACATCGGCAAAATAA
- a CDS encoding lipopolysaccharide biosynthesis protein — MYKKLMGQTALYGLTTIIIRLFPFFLSPFIFRAFGPEAYAPYADFYSVAGIITVLLTHGMETTFFRFALKEKDQKKLVSTAFFSVVTVALSFLLMALIFREPLAVAFKTPTQVHLLTFLVIILSLDALSAMPFVILRKQERPIKFAAIKIINGLINFSLTLFFIVLLPKYPQGLLGLRYQPDFGIGYVFVANLVASAVTFALLFSEVIVARFRYFDFALWKKMMKYSLPIMFAGLAGIVNETLDRQFLKFLLPDGIAQTQLGIYGGVTKIVTFVLLFKQAYVLGIEPFFFSHSKNENSGRAYARLMDVFITANCLIILWLTVNLSWLAPMYLKNPAYFVGIDILPILFIATLFLGIYLNLSIWYKLTDQTINGAYISLAGAAVTVAINYYFVPLFGYWASAWATLAAYFIMMVISLVWGQIKYPIPYQLYKNAVIILITIVAGLAYYQNFQQHIMLGNLLFIILAAAFIAYQKLLPQALLKRLKK; from the coding sequence GTGTATAAAAAACTTATGGGACAAACCGCCCTATACGGTCTAACCACAATCATCATTCGACTTTTTCCGTTTTTTCTGAGCCCGTTTATTTTCCGGGCTTTCGGACCTGAAGCCTATGCCCCGTACGCCGATTTTTACTCCGTAGCGGGAATCATTACTGTTTTGCTGACTCACGGAATGGAAACCACCTTCTTCCGTTTTGCGCTTAAGGAAAAGGATCAGAAAAAACTGGTATCCACGGCTTTTTTCAGTGTGGTAACTGTTGCACTAAGTTTTCTGTTGATGGCTCTGATTTTCCGCGAACCACTGGCAGTGGCTTTCAAGACTCCTACTCAGGTTCACCTGCTTACCTTCCTGGTAATCATCCTTTCGCTTGATGCCCTTTCGGCTATGCCCTTTGTAATTCTGCGCAAGCAGGAAAGACCGATCAAGTTTGCTGCAATTAAGATCATTAACGGTCTCATCAACTTTTCCCTTACCTTATTCTTTATAGTTCTGTTACCAAAATATCCCCAGGGTTTGCTGGGGCTCAGATACCAGCCGGACTTTGGAATCGGGTATGTGTTTGTAGCAAACCTGGTGGCCAGCGCTGTCACATTTGCGCTTCTTTTCAGCGAGGTAATCGTAGCCCGTTTCCGGTACTTTGATTTTGCGCTTTGGAAAAAGATGATGAAATATTCTCTACCTATCATGTTTGCCGGGCTGGCAGGAATTGTGAATGAGACTCTGGACCGGCAGTTTCTTAAATTCCTTTTGCCCGACGGCATTGCACAAACACAACTTGGGATATATGGTGGTGTAACTAAGATCGTAACTTTTGTCCTGTTGTTTAAGCAGGCTTATGTGCTGGGCATTGAACCATTTTTCTTCAGTCATTCCAAAAATGAGAATTCAGGCCGGGCCTATGCCCGTCTTATGGATGTCTTCATTACAGCCAACTGCCTGATCATTCTGTGGCTTACAGTTAACCTCAGCTGGCTGGCACCAATGTACCTTAAGAATCCAGCCTATTTTGTAGGCATTGACATTCTTCCGATACTTTTTATAGCCACCCTGTTTTTAGGAATCTATCTTAACCTATCGATCTGGTACAAACTTACGGACCAAACCATCAACGGCGCCTATATTTCATTAGCTGGGGCAGCCGTAACCGTAGCAATCAACTACTATTTTGTTCCGCTATTCGGATATTGGGCGTCCGCATGGGCTACATTAGCAGCTTATTTCATAATGATGGTCATCTCATTGGTATGGGGCCAGATCAAATATCCCATACCCTATCAACTTTACAAAAATGCAGTTATAATATTGATCACCATCGTTGCCGGACTTGCCTACTACCAAAATTTTCAGCAACATATTATGTTAGGTAACCTGCTGTTTATTATCTTGGCAGCCGCGTTCATCGCCTATCAAAAACTGTTGCCACAGGCGCTACTAAAAAGATTGAAGAAATGA
- a CDS encoding dihydroorotase: MKILIKNARIVNENQIVESDLLIENDLIQKIAVNIDSDIADHVIDAAGKYLLPGVIDDQVHFREPGLTHKGDIESESRAAVAGGVTSFIEQPNTVPNAVTQDLLEDKYQIAAQKSFANYSFMMGGTNDNLEEVLKTNPRNVAGIKLFLGSSTGNMLVDNPETLENIFSKTKMLIAVHCEDEATIRKNTEMYREQYGDDIPMEYHHLIRSEAACYISSSKAVELAEKTGARLHVFHVSTAKETSLFRNDIPLREKKITAEVCVHHLTFTNKDYETKGTLIKWNPAVKTRSDRQGLWDALLDDRIDVIATDHAPHTMEEKENVYTKAPSGGPLVQHSLPVMLENFRSGKISIEKIVEKMCHNPAILFRIEKRGFIREGYKADLVLVDDQSEWTVAKDNLLYKCGWSPLEGMKLHSKVTHTFVNGNLAYENGEVKAEKFGERLLFVV; the protein is encoded by the coding sequence ATGAAAATCCTTATAAAAAACGCCCGTATTGTTAATGAAAACCAAATCGTAGAAAGTGATCTGCTCATTGAAAACGACCTTATTCAAAAGATTGCCGTCAATATAGATTCTGATATAGCGGACCATGTAATTGATGCTGCCGGAAAATATCTGCTGCCCGGTGTGATTGATGACCAGGTACATTTCCGCGAACCCGGCCTTACGCATAAAGGAGATATTGAAAGTGAATCACGTGCAGCAGTGGCAGGCGGGGTGACAAGTTTTATTGAGCAGCCCAACACGGTGCCCAATGCGGTAACTCAGGATTTATTGGAGGATAAATATCAGATCGCAGCCCAGAAATCATTTGCCAATTATTCCTTTATGATGGGTGGCACAAACGACAATCTGGAGGAAGTGCTGAAAACCAATCCGCGCAATGTGGCAGGGATCAAACTTTTCCTGGGTTCCTCCACCGGAAATATGCTCGTTGACAATCCCGAAACGCTGGAAAATATCTTCAGCAAGACCAAGATGCTGATTGCTGTTCACTGCGAAGATGAAGCCACCATCCGGAAGAATACGGAAATGTACCGCGAGCAGTATGGCGACGATATACCGATGGAATATCACCACCTCATCAGAAGCGAGGCGGCCTGCTATATCTCCTCATCAAAAGCGGTGGAACTCGCCGAAAAGACCGGTGCCAGACTCCATGTTTTCCATGTTTCGACCGCGAAGGAAACTTCCCTTTTCAGAAATGATATTCCGCTCCGAGAGAAAAAAATCACTGCAGAAGTCTGCGTTCATCATCTTACATTTACCAACAAAGATTACGAAACCAAAGGAACACTGATCAAATGGAATCCCGCCGTTAAAACAAGGTCAGACCGTCAGGGTCTGTGGGATGCCCTCCTGGACGACAGGATTGACGTTATCGCTACGGACCACGCTCCCCATACAATGGAGGAGAAGGAAAATGTTTACACAAAGGCACCTTCCGGAGGGCCATTGGTGCAGCATTCACTGCCGGTGATGCTTGAGAACTTCCGCAGTGGCAAGATTTCAATTGAAAAGATTGTGGAGAAAATGTGCCACAACCCGGCAATACTTTTCCGGATCGAAAAGCGCGGCTTTATACGCGAAGGTTATAAGGCAGATCTGGTTTTGGTGGATGATCAGTCGGAATGGACAGTTGCTAAAGACAACCTCCTTTATAAATGTGGCTGGAGCCCGCTGGAAGGCATGAAACTGCACTCAAAAGTGACGCACACCTTTGTCAACGGAAACCTGGCGTATGAGAACGGTGAAGTAAAAGCGGAGAAATTTGGCGAAAGGCTGCTTTTTGTAGTTTAA